Proteins encoded by one window of Fusobacterium perfoetens:
- the aspS gene encoding aspartate--tRNA ligase yields the protein MIYRTHNLGELRKENIGQKVILSGWVATKRDLGGLTFVDLRDREGITQIVFHTDVADAAVVEAAQKLKTESVIRVEGEVRERFSKNMNIPTGEIEVFATDLTVLNSCETLPFQMTDTGLNENTRLKYRYLDIRRPQMIHNLKMRHKMIMAIRNYMDKAGFLDVDTPILTKSTPEGARDFLVPSRTNEGQFYALPQSPQLFKQLLMIAGVEKYFQIAKCFRDEDLRADRQPEFTQLDIEMSFVELEDVTRIIEGLAKTVFTAVTGETADYEFPKMEYKEAMERYGSDKPDTRFGVELKDLTDIAAKCGFKAFTSTVEAGGIVKAVVAPGVADTFSRKILSDYEEYVKRYFGAKGMAWIKLTAEGVNSPIAKFFSEEEMNAVIERTGAKTGDVIIIVADKPKVVYASLGAVRLRLGKELNLYNKDEFKFLWIVHFPMFEYDEEEGRYKAEHHPFTSIMAEDMDKFLAGEMDIRTNTYDLVLNGSEIGGGSIRIHNPQVQEKVFEKLGLSKEQAREKFGFFVDAFKYGAPPHGGLAFGIDRWLMVMLKENSIRDVIPFPKTNKGQCLMTEAPGFVEKEQLEELYLESTYVEETK from the coding sequence ATGATATACAGAACACATAATTTAGGTGAATTAAGGAAAGAAAATATCGGTCAGAAAGTTATTCTTTCCGGTTGGGTTGCAACAAAAAGAGACCTTGGAGGACTTACATTCGTAGACCTTAGAGACAGAGAAGGTATTACTCAAATAGTTTTCCACACTGATGTTGCTGATGCAGCAGTTGTTGAGGCAGCTCAAAAATTAAAAACAGAATCTGTTATAAGAGTTGAAGGAGAAGTAAGAGAAAGGTTCAGCAAAAACATGAATATTCCTACAGGAGAAATTGAAGTTTTTGCAACTGACCTTACTGTATTAAACAGCTGTGAAACTCTTCCATTCCAAATGACAGATACAGGTCTTAATGAAAATACAAGACTAAAATACAGATACTTAGATATCAGAAGACCTCAAATGATTCACAACTTAAAAATGAGACATAAAATGATTATGGCAATCAGAAACTATATGGATAAGGCAGGATTCCTTGATGTAGATACTCCTATCCTTACAAAATCTACTCCAGAAGGAGCAAGAGACTTCTTAGTTCCAAGCAGAACAAATGAAGGACAATTCTATGCACTTCCTCAGTCTCCTCAATTATTTAAGCAGCTTCTTATGATTGCAGGAGTAGAAAAATACTTCCAAATTGCAAAATGTTTCAGAGATGAGGATTTAAGAGCTGACAGACAACCTGAGTTTACACAGCTTGATATTGAAATGTCTTTTGTTGAACTTGAAGATGTTACAAGAATAATAGAAGGACTTGCTAAAACTGTATTCACTGCTGTTACAGGAGAAACTGCAGATTATGAATTTCCAAAAATGGAATATAAAGAAGCTATGGAAAGATATGGTTCAGACAAACCTGATACAAGATTTGGTGTTGAATTAAAAGATTTAACAGATATAGCTGCAAAATGTGGATTTAAAGCTTTCACTTCTACTGTTGAAGCTGGAGGAATTGTTAAAGCTGTTGTTGCACCAGGTGTTGCTGATACTTTCTCAAGAAAAATTCTTTCTGATTATGAAGAATATGTAAAAAGATATTTCGGTGCTAAAGGAATGGCTTGGATAAAACTTACTGCTGAAGGAGTAAACTCTCCTATAGCAAAATTCTTCTCTGAAGAAGAAATGAATGCTGTTATAGAAAGAACAGGAGCAAAAACAGGAGATGTTATTATAATCGTTGCAGATAAACCTAAAGTTGTTTATGCAAGTTTAGGAGCTGTAAGATTAAGACTTGGAAAAGAGCTTAACCTTTACAACAAAGATGAATTTAAATTCCTATGGATTGTTCATTTCCCTATGTTTGAATATGATGAAGAAGAAGGAAGATATAAAGCTGAACACCACCCATTCACTTCTATTATGGCAGAAGATATGGATAAATTCCTTGCAGGCGAAATGGATATAAGAACTAATACTTACGACCTTGTATTAAACGGAAGTGAAATTGGAGGAGGAAGTATAAGAATTCACAATCCTCAAGTTCAAGAAAAAGTATTTGAAAAATTAGGACTTTCTAAAGAACAAGCTCGTGAAAAATTTGGATTCTTTGTTGATGCATTTAAATATGGTGCACCACCTCACGGAGGACTTGCATTTGGAATTGACAGATGGCTTATGGTAATGTTAAAAGAAAATTCTATAAGAGATGTTATTCCATTCCCTAAAACAAACAAAGGTCAATGTCTGATGACAGAAGCTCCTGGTTTTGTAGAAAAAGAACAGCTTGAAGAACTTTATCTTGAAAGCACTTATGTTGAGGAAACTAAATAA
- a CDS encoding replication-associated recombination protein A, with product MGTLFQNNYNDIKPLSLKLRPKKLSEFIGQKELLGDNKILTNIIKSGNISNMILFGPPGCGKSSLGEVISNELNCNIASLNATVASLNDLRDIVSKAKQDIELYGRRTVLFLDEIHRFNKLQQDALLSYTESGVLILIGATTENPYHNLNNALLSRCLVFEFKALNREDIKEVLKRGEKYYGKNLPENIKNIILDISNGDSRIALNYLELYFKNLENSNTKDVEEIFSQRKASFHKEEDKYNIISAMIKSIRGSDPDAALYWMGRLLYGGEDPRYIARRLLIQASEDIGMANPEALLIANAAYNASEKIGMPEIRIILAHAVIYLAISSKSNSCYNGINSVLADIKAGDLEPVPAHIADGAKGYIYPHDYPGNFIEQAYRKKVKKYYEPGNNKFENQIRDKIEKLWKNRK from the coding sequence ATGGGAACTCTTTTTCAAAATAATTACAATGATATAAAACCTCTTTCCTTAAAGCTGAGACCAAAAAAACTCAGTGAATTTATAGGACAGAAAGAGCTTCTTGGAGACAATAAAATTCTTACAAATATTATAAAAAGTGGAAATATAAGCAATATGATTCTTTTCGGCCCTCCAGGGTGTGGAAAAAGTTCTCTTGGAGAAGTTATTTCAAATGAACTTAACTGTAATATAGCTTCACTAAATGCAACTGTTGCTTCCCTTAATGACTTAAGAGATATTGTCTCAAAAGCTAAACAAGATATTGAGCTTTATGGAAGAAGAACTGTTTTATTTCTTGATGAAATACATAGGTTCAATAAACTGCAGCAAGATGCCCTACTTTCTTATACTGAATCTGGTGTTCTTATTCTAATAGGAGCTACAACAGAAAATCCATATCATAATCTTAATAATGCTCTTCTTTCAAGATGCCTTGTTTTTGAGTTTAAAGCACTTAACAGGGAAGATATAAAAGAAGTTCTGAAAAGAGGAGAAAAATATTACGGAAAAAATCTTCCTGAAAATATTAAAAATATCATTCTTGATATTTCAAATGGAGACAGCAGAATTGCTCTTAACTATCTTGAACTTTACTTTAAAAATCTTGAAAATAGTAATACGAAAGATGTTGAAGAAATTTTTTCTCAAAGAAAAGCTTCTTTTCATAAAGAAGAAGATAAATATAATATAATTTCAGCTATGATTAAAAGTATAAGAGGAAGCGATCCTGATGCTGCACTTTATTGGATGGGAAGACTTCTTTATGGAGGAGAAGATCCAAGGTATATCGCAAGACGCCTTCTTATTCAAGCTAGTGAAGATATTGGAATGGCAAATCCAGAGGCACTTCTTATTGCAAATGCTGCATATAATGCTTCTGAAAAAATAGGAATGCCTGAAATAAGAATTATTCTTGCTCATGCTGTTATTTATTTAGCTATTTCAAGTAAAAGCAACTCGTGTTATAATGGAATTAATTCTGTTCTTGCTGATATAAAAGCTGGAGATCTTGAGCCTGTTCCTGCACACATAGCTGATGGAGCAAAAGGATATATATATCCTCACGATTATCCAGGAAATTTTATAGAACAAGCATATAGAAAAAAAGTAAAAAAATATTATGAACCTGGAAACAATAAATTTGAAAACCAGATAAGAGATAAAATTGAAAAACTTTGGAAAAACAGAAAATAA
- the hisS gene encoding histidine--tRNA ligase: MKLIKAVRGTKDIIEGTASKYSYIHREAEDLFKSYGYSFIKTPIFEETDLFKRGIGEATDVVEKEMYTFIDKGDRSITLRPEGTASVVRAYLENKIYAKEEVSKFYYLGSMFRYERPQAGRQREFNQVGVEVLGESSPVLDAEVIAMGYHFLEKLGITDLEVNINSVGGQESRKKYRQALIDYLMPVKEELCEDCKRRLETNPLRVLDCKIDTCKKHTANAPSIIDSLSEEERTHYETVKKYLTLFGVPYVENPKLVRGLDYYSSTVYEIVTNKLGAQGTVLGGGRYDNLLKQLGDKEIPAFGFAAGIERIMMLLDEIPSENPDVYVAWLGEKAEETAMKLTNDLRKAGLKAAVDFGARGMKGHMKKADKLGVNYVIIIGEDELNKGVVVLKDFNARTQEEVTLEEVINKIAK; this comes from the coding sequence ATGAAACTTATTAAGGCAGTGAGAGGTACAAAAGACATTATTGAGGGAACTGCCTCAAAATATTCATACATTCATAGAGAAGCTGAAGATTTATTCAAATCTTATGGGTATTCTTTTATAAAAACACCTATATTTGAAGAAACAGACCTTTTCAAAAGAGGAATAGGTGAAGCTACAGATGTTGTTGAAAAAGAAATGTATACTTTTATTGACAAAGGAGACAGAAGCATTACTCTTAGACCTGAGGGAACTGCATCTGTTGTAAGAGCATATCTTGAAAATAAAATTTATGCTAAAGAAGAAGTATCTAAATTTTATTATCTTGGATCTATGTTCAGATATGAAAGACCTCAGGCAGGAAGACAGAGAGAATTTAATCAGGTGGGTGTTGAAGTTCTTGGAGAATCATCCCCTGTTCTTGATGCTGAAGTTATTGCTATGGGATACCATTTCCTTGAAAAACTTGGAATAACTGATCTTGAAGTTAATATTAACTCTGTTGGAGGACAAGAATCTCGTAAAAAATACAGACAGGCTCTTATAGACTACCTTATGCCTGTTAAAGAAGAGCTTTGTGAGGACTGTAAAAGAAGACTTGAAACAAATCCTTTAAGAGTTCTTGATTGTAAAATAGACACATGTAAGAAACATACTGCAAATGCTCCAAGCATTATTGATTCTCTTTCAGAAGAAGAAAGAACACACTATGAAACTGTAAAAAAATATCTTACTCTTTTTGGAGTTCCATATGTTGAAAACCCTAAACTAGTAAGAGGACTTGATTATTATTCAAGTACAGTTTATGAAATAGTTACAAATAAACTTGGTGCTCAGGGAACTGTTCTTGGAGGAGGAAGATATGACAATCTTCTAAAACAGCTTGGAGATAAGGAAATTCCTGCTTTTGGTTTTGCTGCTGGAATTGAAAGAATAATGATGCTTCTTGATGAAATTCCTTCTGAAAATCCTGATGTATATGTTGCGTGGCTTGGTGAAAAAGCTGAAGAAACTGCAATGAAACTTACAAATGATTTAAGAAAAGCAGGTCTTAAAGCAGCAGTGGACTTTGGAGCAAGAGGAATGAAAGGACACATGAAAAAAGCTGACAAACTTGGTGTAAATTATGTTATCATAATAGGTGAAGATGAACTTAATAAAGGTGTTGTAGTTTTAAAAGATTTCAATGCCAGAACACAGGAAGAAGTTACTCTTGAAGAAGTTATAAATAAAATCGCAAAATAA
- the secG gene encoding preprotein translocase subunit SecG, whose amino-acid sequence MEGLLTALLFIFAIALIVLVLIQPDRSRGLSGSMGMGSANTVFGLSKDGGPLAKATKIVAALFIITALLLYLYLS is encoded by the coding sequence ATGGAAGGTTTATTAACAGCATTGTTATTTATCTTTGCCATAGCCCTAATTGTATTAGTTTTAATACAACCTGACAGGAGTCGTGGACTTTCTGGAAGTATGGGAATGGGAAGTGCAAATACAGTTTTCGGATTGTCAAAAGATGGTGGTCCTTTAGCAAAAGCAACAAAAATTGTAGCTGCTTTATTTATAATAACAGCACTTTTATTATACTTATACTTATCATAA